TGGTTCAGGGTGGCGAAGAACAGGTTTTGCAAAATGGCGTTGTAGTAGTTGTGGGCGTGTTTGTCTTTGAGGAAGTCTTTGAGAATGCTTGCTACAAAATCTTTTTGGAACAGCGAAGCAGGCACCAACTGTTTTTCTTTGATAAACCAAATGAAAATAACCCTTGTAATGAGGCGAATGAGGTTGGTAGCGTTGCGGACTTCCTCATTTTTTTCCATGTCGTCAGGAAAAGAAACCTCCTTCATCGCTGCGAAATACCAGTTGGACAGTTCCTGAAAGAATTTTTTGTTCAGGATGCTTACATCCAGTACTTGCAGCCAATGCTGATGCAGTTGGTCATAATTGCGAACGTTATCAGGCGTGATTAAGTCTTTTAATATTCGTATGTGTCCTGCGTGGGTGTTTTGGGTGTGTATGTCGCGCAGCATAATCACTTTGCCTGCTTTTTCGCCTTGGCGCCAGTTTTGCAGGTATTTAAAGCGTTCGCTGATCGCTATGGAAATGAAGGATTCGCCATCGGGCAAGGGCTTACCCTCCAACAAGGATGTTGGAGGGTACTTTAGGAGGAGCGCCACGGGCATTTTTAGGCTGATGCGGTTAAAGGCTCTGGTCAGTTCGGAGATTTCGGTTCGGGTGGGATGATTATTGAGTTCTAAGGCAAATAGCATTAAGCCGTTGTAGTTCTCGTCGCCCTGTTCAATAGCTTGTTTGTAGGAATAGTTAGTGTCAAACAATCCTGTTGCTCTGAAAACCGAATCGTCAATAATGCCAAGGAAATAGGTTTTTTCAATGGCATTAAAGGTGGCGTTGTCTTTGTAATGATGTTTTAAAATATCTCTTGTGGGCAGCGGTTCAGCGGTGTTGGAGTTGAGCTGGATTTTCAACTGCTGAAACAGATGGGTGGCTGCTTCAAAAAGATTGGCTGTATTGAATATGTCCAGATTCATGGGTGCTTACTAATTTGAGATTACAAACCAATTTATCAAATCGAAATTTTCCGGCTTAAATTTTTCTTCCAGCTTTTTTTGTTCGGGCGTTATCTTTTGAGGTGTTGCGTTACCTGTAAACAATTCCTGAATTTGATTTACGGCTACAGGGATTACCTGTGATTTTATCCAATTGCCAACGGCATCTGCCAGTTTATTTAAAGCAGCCTCGTCGCCCTTATCAATGTTTTTGGGAACGTAACGAGCTTCCAGTTTGTGGTTGCGAAGCAAGGTAAGTATTTCCTGATTGTTGCTTAAAACCAGTTTGCCGCTTTTCCCCTCTTCAATGTTTTGATGCAACAAATGAATTTCATCATACACATGGTCTGTAACATCGTCAGGTCTTTTGGGATAACCCAGCACTGCAACAATGCTGTCGGGCATGGATTCCCATTTTTTGTTGGGTTTGAATTTGAACCCTGTAAAAACGCCGTTGGGTATTTTTTTAAAAAACTCTTCATTCTTTTTGAAGAACTCAAACAATTCTTGTCGGAATTGCTCCAAAGAAAAGTCGTTCAAGCCCAAGGTTTCTTCACTTGTTTCCACGTCATCCCAGGTTAATTGCAGTTGCTCGAGCATTTTTTGGGCTTGCTTCGGCAATAGCGGATTTTCTTCCACCATTTTTTGCAGTTCGGGAGTTATTTGGTCGTCCAGTTCAGTTCCCACCACGGTCATCAAAGCCATACGGTTTTCAACTCTTGATTTCAGGTTGAGATAATCTTCATAGTTCTTACCCGGCCAAAAGTTGATTCCTTTAATGGTTTTGTTGGGCGATCCGATACGGTCAATACGTCCCATCC
This window of the Bacteroidia bacterium genome carries:
- a CDS encoding type II restriction endonuclease, whose amino-acid sequence is MNLDIFNTANLFEAATHLFQQLKIQLNSNTAEPLPTRDILKHHYKDNATFNAIEKTYFLGIIDDSVFRATGLFDTNYSYKQAIEQGDENYNGLMLFALELNNHPTRTEISELTRAFNRISLKMPVALLLKYPPTSLLEGKPLPDGESFISIAISERFKYLQNWRQGEKAGKVIMLRDIHTQNTHAGHIRILKDLITPDNVRNYDQLHQHWLQVLDVSILNKKFFQELSNWYFAAMKEVSFPDDMEKNEEVRNATNLIRLITRVIFIWFIKEKQLVPASLFQKDFVASILKDFLKDKHAHNYYNAILQNLFFATLN